The Gavia stellata isolate bGavSte3 chromosome 26, bGavSte3.hap2, whole genome shotgun sequence genome has a window encoding:
- the ATP5MG gene encoding ATP synthase subunit g, mitochondrial, with protein sequence MAQAAQRFAQRIAARGPQLLSAAVAYSKPRLATFWYYAKVELAPPTPAEIPRAIDSMKAMVRSFQSGRLAQLTVKEALRNGLVATEVLMWFYIGEIIGKGGLIGYNV encoded by the exons ATGGCGCAGGCCGCGCAGAGGTTTGCGCAGCGCATCGCCGCCCGCGGGCCGCAGCTCCTCAGCG CCGCCGTGGCGTACTCGAAGCCGCGCTTGGCCACGTTCTGGTACTACGCCAAGGTGGAGCTGGCTCCGCCGACCCCCGCCGAGATCCCCCGGGCCATCGACAGCATGAAGGCCATGGTCAGGAGCTTCCAGAGCGGCCGGCTGGCGCAGCTCACCGTCAAG gaAGCACTGAGGAATGGTCTAGTGGCCACGGAGGTGTTGATGTGGTTTTACATCGGGGAGATCATAGGCAAGGGCGGCCTCATCGGGTACAATGTCTGA